Proteins from a single region of Paraburkholderia sp. PGU19:
- a CDS encoding SDR family NAD(P)-dependent oxidoreductase translates to MNQIDLEGRVVVITGGARGIGYAVAQRALRSGAAVALWDVDTERLERSAKELSELGKVAAVTVDQTKEAEIDAAVSKTLAAHGAIDVLINCAGITGGNGTTWELEPDMWRRVIDVNLIGPYLACRAVVPQMLKQGYGRIVNIASVAGKEGNPNASHYSASKAGLIGLTKSLGKELATKNILVNAVTPAAAKTEIFDSMKQEHIDYMLSKIPMNRFLLPDEAASLILWLASEDCAFSTGAVFDLSGGRATY, encoded by the coding sequence ATGAATCAGATCGATCTGGAGGGCCGTGTCGTCGTCATTACGGGTGGCGCGCGAGGAATCGGCTATGCGGTAGCGCAGCGCGCGCTTCGCTCGGGCGCGGCCGTGGCGCTCTGGGACGTCGACACCGAGCGGCTCGAGCGCAGCGCGAAAGAGCTAAGCGAACTCGGCAAGGTCGCCGCCGTCACCGTCGATCAAACCAAAGAGGCCGAGATCGACGCCGCCGTCAGCAAGACGCTCGCCGCCCACGGCGCCATCGACGTGTTGATCAACTGCGCCGGCATCACGGGCGGCAACGGCACGACGTGGGAACTCGAACCGGACATGTGGCGCCGCGTGATCGACGTCAACCTGATCGGCCCGTATCTCGCATGCCGCGCGGTCGTGCCGCAGATGCTGAAGCAGGGTTACGGGCGCATTGTCAATATCGCTTCCGTGGCGGGCAAGGAAGGCAATCCGAACGCGTCGCACTACAGCGCGTCGAAAGCAGGGCTGATCGGCCTGACCAAATCGCTCGGCAAGGAACTCGCGACAAAGAACATCCTCGTCAACGCCGTCACGCCCGCAGCCGCGAAAACCGAAATCTTCGATTCGATGAAGCAGGAGCACATCGACTACATGCTGTCGAAGATTCCGATGAACCGCTTCCTGCTGCCGGACGAAGCAGCCTCGCTGATCCTGTGGCTCGCGTCGGAAGACTGTGCATTTAGCACGGGCGCCGTGTTCGATCTGTCGGGCGGCCGCGCAACGTACTAG
- a CDS encoding MFS transporter, whose translation MMNGTSSETRDTLDGIVSQVMRRLLPFLLLMYVLAFLDRANIGFAQKALQHDTGISNAAFAFGAGVFFVGYALFEVPSNLLLHRVGARLWMCRIMVTWGLVSAAMSLAHTATTFYALRFLLGVAEAGFFPGVIYYLTRWFPQSARARAVGVFYFGAPLAFMFGSPLSGFLLELHGALNLAGWQWLFLIEGGLASVVGVWAFFYLDDRPEDARWLTPQARKTLSAALDDDARAASAHGPRNLLAALVDKRVLLFSAIYLLIQMSVYGVIFYLPQQVAALMGESVGLRVGMVAAVPWICALALTWFVPRRADATGTHRRWAVALLVLAGCGIGVSGATHSPLLAMAALCCAASGFIAAQPLFWTFPTRYLTGAAAAGGIALINSLGSLGGFIAPTLRTSAEHAFQSTSAGLLLLGAASLLAALLIGTLVRRDATRDTPAFPQPIHRAR comes from the coding sequence ATGATGAACGGGACCTCGTCCGAAACCCGCGACACCCTCGACGGCATCGTCAGCCAGGTCATGCGGCGGCTGTTGCCGTTCCTGCTGCTGATGTACGTGCTCGCGTTCCTCGATCGCGCGAATATCGGCTTCGCACAAAAGGCCTTGCAGCACGACACGGGCATCTCGAACGCCGCGTTCGCGTTCGGCGCGGGCGTGTTTTTCGTCGGCTATGCGCTGTTCGAAGTGCCGAGCAATCTGTTGCTGCATCGCGTCGGCGCACGGCTGTGGATGTGCCGGATCATGGTCACGTGGGGCCTCGTGTCGGCGGCGATGAGTCTCGCGCACACGGCCACCACGTTCTATGCGCTGCGCTTTTTGCTCGGCGTCGCCGAAGCGGGCTTCTTTCCGGGCGTCATCTATTACCTGACGCGCTGGTTTCCGCAATCGGCGCGTGCGCGTGCTGTCGGCGTGTTTTATTTCGGCGCGCCGCTTGCATTCATGTTCGGCAGTCCGCTGTCGGGTTTTCTGCTGGAGTTGCACGGCGCGTTGAATCTCGCGGGGTGGCAGTGGCTGTTTCTGATCGAAGGCGGGCTGGCGTCGGTGGTCGGCGTGTGGGCGTTCTTCTATCTCGACGATCGGCCCGAGGACGCGCGCTGGCTCACGCCGCAAGCGCGCAAGACCTTGAGCGCCGCGCTCGACGACGACGCACGCGCCGCGTCCGCGCACGGCCCGCGCAACCTGCTCGCGGCGCTCGTCGATAAACGCGTGCTGCTGTTCTCCGCGATCTATCTGCTGATCCAGATGAGCGTGTACGGCGTGATCTTCTATTTGCCGCAGCAGGTCGCGGCGCTGATGGGCGAGTCGGTTGGCCTGCGCGTCGGCATGGTGGCGGCCGTGCCGTGGATCTGCGCGCTCGCGCTGACCTGGTTCGTGCCGCGCCGCGCCGACGCGACGGGCACGCACCGGCGCTGGGCTGTCGCGCTGCTGGTGCTCGCGGGATGCGGGATCGGCGTATCGGGCGCGACGCATAGTCCTCTGCTGGCGATGGCCGCGCTGTGCTGCGCGGCAAGCGGCTTCATCGCCGCGCAGCCGCTCTTCTGGACCTTTCCGACGCGCTACCTGACGGGCGCGGCGGCTGCGGGCGGCATCGCGCTGATCAATTCGCTCGGCAGCCTGGGTGGCTTCATCGCGCCGACGCTGCGCACGAGCGCCGAGCATGCGTTCCAGTCGACCTCGGCGGGCTTGCTGCTGCTCGGCGCGGCGAGTTTGCTGGCCGCGCTGCTGATCGGCACGCTGGTGCGCCGCGACGCGACGCGCGACACACCCGCTTTCCCGCAACCCATTCATCGCGCCCGCTGA